In one window of Arachis ipaensis cultivar K30076 chromosome B06, Araip1.1, whole genome shotgun sequence DNA:
- the LOC107647675 gene encoding uncharacterized protein LOC107647675 translates to MTALSLESCGKEIGPTDFKQFEEGTQIGGSELCEVVELEIALPIVADGEFTVGMKFSSREAVIKAMKDYTIRRGVDYRVYESEPTTFYAKCTEYGNGCDWLIRVTKMHKKYCWEIRRYNGSHTCTRSTISQDHSKLDSKTVAEAIKPLVEVDPSIKVKSIIAEVQSKFNYTISYRKAWLAKQQAVESIFGGWEASYEALPIWFEAMCQKEPSAVVHFETMPAYQGDDLVPDIRVLHRVFWSYYPCIRAFRHCKPMVQVDGTHLYGKYKGCLLVAVSQDGNNNIVPIAFAIVEGETSDAWYFFLSNLRQHVVTRDGVGLISDRHDSIRSAIERSNGDWSPPRAFHMFCIRHIESNFLKKFKAPYLQKLIVNIGYSRTIKEYQMRYERLKERGEAYTNWLDRIPREQYALAFDGGYRWGHMTTNLVECINSVLKGARNLPVTALVKATFYRLNELFTRKRAEAEARINNGLVFSEVVTSKLHANQRASSNIQVSCFDRENEVFEVREMPSGAEYAVDLRHRRCDCGEFQVDRIPCRHVFACCANQRLDWQVYVHDVYKMDQVRRVYRARFRPLRNPATWPAYQGPRFVGNPFLRRVAKGRPKTTRFLNEMDTRMLRRPRRCKQCGGEGHSRSRCRQIGGPSAGPADD, encoded by the exons ATGACGGCGTTGAGTTTGGAATCTTGTGGGAAAGaaatcggacccaccgatttCAAGCAATTTGAGGAAGGAACACAAATCGGTGGGTCCGAATTGTGTGAGGTTGTTGAGCTAGAAATCG CCCTTCCTATTGTGGCGGATGGTGAGTTCACAGTGGGGATGAAATTCAGTTCAAGGGAGGCAGTAATCAAGGCAatgaaagattataccatccGGAGAGGTGTAGACTATCGGGTATATGAGTCGGAACCCACGACATTCTATGCCAAATGTACAGAATATGGTAATGGTTGTGACTGGTTGATCAGGGTAACCAAAATGCATAAGAAGTACTGTTGGGAGATAAGGAGGTACAATGGAAGTCACACGTGTACCAGGTCAACTATTTCTCAAGACCATTCGAAGCTGGATTCGAAGACAGTTGCAGAAGCAATTAAGCCGTTGGTAGAAGTTGACCCGTCTATAAAGGTGAAATCAATCATTGCTGAAGTCCAGTCAAAGTTTAACTACACCATCAGTTATCGCAAGGCTTGGTTAGCAAAGCAGCAGGCGGTGGAATCAATTTTCGGTGGTTGGGAAGCATCGTATGAAGCTTTGcccatatggtttgaggccatgtgtcaaAAGGAGCCATCCGCAGTGGTTCACTTTGAAACAATGCCTGCTTACCAGGGGGATGATTTGGTTCCTGATATACGTGTATTGCATAGAGTCTTTTGGAGCTATTATCCTTGTATAAGGGCCTTCAGACACTGCAAGCCAATGGTGCAGGTGGACGGGACTCATTTGTATGGAAAATACAAGGGTTGTTTATTGGTTGCAGTCTCACAGGATGGTAATAACAACATAGTACCTATTGCATTTGCCatagtggagggagagacttCGGATGCATGGTACTTTTTCCTGAGTAACTTGCGTCAACATGTGGTGACACGTGATGGAGTGGGACTTATCTCTGATCGACACGATTCTATTAGGTCAGCTATTGAAAGAAGTAATGGTGATTGGTCTCCTCCTAGAGCATTCCATATGTTTTGTATCCGGCATATTGAGTCAAACTTCTTGAAGAAGTTCAAGGCACCTTACTTGCAGAAGCTCATCGTCAACATTG GATACTCGAGGACGATCAAGGAGTACCAGATGCGCTATGAACGATTAAAGGAACGGGGTGAGGCTTACACCAACTGGCTTGATCGGATCCCACGTGAGCAGTATGCTTTGGCATTTGATGGTGGTTACCGGTGGGGTCATATGACGACCAATCTTGTGGAGTGCATCAACTCTGTCTTAAAGGGTGCACGCAATCTCCCGGTGACAGCCCTTGTTAAGGCTACATTTTACAGACTGAACGAGTTGTTCACAAGGAAAAGAGCCGAGGCTGAAGCCCGAATTAATAATGGACTTGTGTTCTCTGAAGTGGTGACCTCCAAGCTGCATGCAAATCAACGAGCATCGAGTAACATACAGGTTAGCTGTTTTGATAGAGAGAATGAGGTATTCGAGGTACGCGAGATGCCAAGTGGGGCTGAGTATGCAGTTGACCTACGCCACCGTCGTTGCGACTGTGGTGAATTCCAGGTTGACCGAATTCCGTGTCGACATGTGTTTGCATGTTGTGCAAACCAGCGGTTGGATTGGCAAGTGTACGTTCATGATGTATACAAGATGGACCAAGTTCGAAGAGTATACAGGGCTAGGTTTAGGCCACTCAGGAATCCTGCAACATGGCCTGCTTACCAGGGGCCTCGATTCGTTGGAAACCCGTTCCTCAGACGTGTGGCCAAAGGTCGTCCGAAGACGACccgcttcttgaatgagatggacactCGTATGTTGCGTCGCCCTAGGCGATGCAAGCAATGCGGTGGCGAGGGTCATAGTCGAAGTAGATGTCGTCAAATTGGTGGACCTAGTGCTGGACCAGCCGACGATTAG
- the LOC110263858 gene encoding uncharacterized protein LOC110263858 has product MRGERGKRKQERKKRGKGEERENSEEGRASPAEEGGGGVAAVQFATALCPVLCRHRAVRHRRSASKPSSRIKTEAREATARGGGVTVPWSRAAAAVRAIAVALTASRRHKTVTVIEPETEKRARSMSEKGWKPGFVTVQLHCYLCCALLKLLTAPLRRRSSTPPLPPPKTISEACLLGYTVTASFSAAVSLAAAGSPSPSCCYRRQNHRQTFYSLVQLLFLH; this is encoded by the exons atgagaggGGAAAGAGGGAAACGAAaacaggaaagaaagaaaaggggaaagggagaagagagggagaacaGTGAGGAGGGGAGAGCATCGCCGGCAGAGGAAGGCGGAGGAGGAGTCGCCGCTGTCCAGTTTGCCACTGCGCTCTGCCCTGTCTTGTGTCGCCACCGCGCCGTGCGTCACCGCCGATCTGCCTCGAAGCCATCATCGCGAATCAAAACTGAGGCGAGAGAGGCAACCGCGCGAGGAGGAGGCGTCACCGTCCCGTGGAGTCGCGCCGCCGCTGCTGTCCGTGCCATCGCCGTCGCCCTCACCGCGTCGCGCCGCCACAAAACCGTCACCGTCATCGAGCCCGAGACGGAGAAGAGAGCGCGCTCGATGAGTGAGAAAGGATGGAAGCCAGGTTTTGTCACTGTACAACTCCATTGTTACCTCTGCTGTGCCCTATTGAAGCTTCTGACCGCGCCTCTGCGTCGCCGGAGCTCCACGCCACCGCTGCCGCCGCCAAAAACCATCTCTGAAGCCTGTTTGCTTG GATATACGGTCACCGCGAGTTTCTCTGCCGCCGTTTCACTTGCCGCCGCAGGAAGTCCATCGCCGTCTTGTTGTTACCGCCGCCAGAACCATCGCCAGACTTTCTATAGTTTGGTTCAGTTATTATTCCTTCATTAG